A stretch of DNA from Pongo abelii isolate AG06213 chromosome 10, NHGRI_mPonAbe1-v2.0_pri, whole genome shotgun sequence:
TCCCCGCGCTCGGGCGCCGGGGCAGCCCAGGGCCCTCTGCGAGGCCTGCGGCGCGGCTCCTAGGGAGGAGGTGGCGGCCGTGGCGGCCGGAACCGCGACCTTGGCCGGACCCAGCCCCGCGGTGGACGCAGGGCGGAGGCCGAGCCCCGCCAGGAGTCTTTGCCGAGCCGGAGGGAGGCGCATCTGGCGCTTCGGTACCAGCGGCAGCCGGGGGTCCGGAGCGGCTGGAGGAGCGCAGTGGGAACTGGGAAGAGCTAGCCCGGCTGGAGGGCGGACCTCTGCGTCCGGGAGCCGGGTCTCAGGCACCGCTGGGGGCGAAGCCACGCGTCTTTTCGGGCAGCCAGTTTCACACGCGCCTGTGTGCGGTTCCGGGCATCCCAGTAAGCTCTAGCACCGGGGCGCGGGTAACGGGAAGCGCAGAACCAAATCCCTAGCGCCCAGTCACCTCCCCAGACCCCGCCTTGCAGGGACCAGGGCTTTAGGGCTCACGGACCCAACCGCCAGGTCAGACCGCGAACCGGGAGGAGCGCGAGCCCCACCCTAAAGAGGGCGCAGCCGGGAGCTGGGGAGCGGGTGCCGCGCTCCAGAGATTGTGTCGTGGGCGCCGTCCTAGTGGCGGGGAGCGCACCTCCGAGGGGGCATGAGATCGGAGAAATCCCTTACGCTGGCGGCGCCGGGGGAGGTCCGTGGGCCGGAGGGGGAGCAACAGGATGCGGGAGACTTCCCGGAGGCCGGCGGGGGCGGGGGCTGCTGTAGTAGCGAGCGGCTGGTGATCAATATCTCCGGGCTGCGCTTTGAGACACAATTGCGCACCCTGTCGCTGTTTCCGGACACGCTGCTCGGAGACCCTGGCCGGCGAGTCCGCTTCTTCGACCCCCTGAGGAACGAGTACTTCTTCGACCGCAACCGGCCCAGCTTCGACGCCATCCTCTACTACTACCAGTCTGGGGGCCGCCTGCGGAGGCCGGTCAACGTGCCCCTGGACATTTTCCTGGAGGAGATCCGCTTCTACCAGCTGGGGGACGAGGCCCTGGCGGCCTTCCGGGAGGACGAGGGCTGCCTGCCCGAAGGTGGCGAGGACGAGAAGCCGCTGCCCTCCCAGCCCTTCCAGCGCCAGGTGTGGCTGCTCTTCGAGTACCCAGAGAGCTCTGGGCCGGCCAGGGGCATCGCCATCGTCTCCGTGTTGGTCATTCTCATCTCCATAGTCATCTTTTGCCTGGAGACCTTACCCCAGTTCCGTGTAGATGGTCGAGGTGGAAACAATGGTGGTGTGAGTCGAGTCTCCCCAGTTTCCAGGGGGagtcaggaggaagaggaggatgaagACGATTCCTACACATTTCATCATGGCATCACCCCTGGGGAAATGGGGACTGGCGGCTCGTCCTCACTCAGTACTCTTGGGGGCTCCTTCTTTACAGACCCCTTCTTTCTGGTGGAGACGCTGTGCATTGTCTGGTTCACTTTTGAGCTCCTGGTGCGCTTCTCCGCCTGCCCTAGCAAGCCGGCCTTCTTCCGGAACATCATGAACATCATTGACTTGGTGGCTATCTTCCCCTACTTCATCACCCTGGGCACTGAGCTGgtgcagcagcaggagcagcaacCAGCCAGTGGAGGAGGCAGCCAGAATGGGCAGCAGGCCATGTCCCTGGCCATCCTCCGAGTCATCCGCCTGGTCCGGGTGTTCCGCATCTTCAAGCTCTCCCGCCACTCCAAGGGGCTGCAGATCCTGGGCAAGACCTTGCAGGCTTCCATGAGGGAGCTGGGGCTGctcatcttcttcctcttcatcgGGGTCATCCTCTTCTCCAGTGCCGTCTACTTCGCAGAGGCTGACGATGACGATTCGCTTTTTCCCAGCATCCCGGATGCCTTCTGGTGGGCAGTGGTTACAATGACCACGGTAGGTTACGGGGACATGTACCCCATGACTGTGGGGGGCAAGATTGTGGGCTCGCTGTGTGCCATCGCCGGGGTCCTCACCATTGCCCTGCCTGTGCCTGTCATCGTCTCCAACTTCAACTACTTCTACCACCGGGAGACGGAGCAGGAGGAGCAAGGCCAGTATACCCACGTCACTTGTGGGCAGCCAGCACCGGACCTGAGGGCAACTGACAACGGACTTGGCAAGCCTGACTTCGCCGAGGCTAACCGGGAACGGAGACCCAGCTACCTTCCTACGCCACATCGGGCCTATGCAGAGAAAAGAATGCTCACGGAGGTCTGACCCATGCAGGCAGGGCCTGCAGGAGGGGAGCACTGAGCTAACAGTCTCTTAGGCTTCCTTCTCATTTCCACTACTCACTCTAGCTTCAGTTGACTTCTTGACTGTCTCCCCTACACCCACTACCTGGCATCCAGGACCAAATACCTGGACTATCAACCTTGTTGCTTAATCCCTGCAGCATTCAAGGTTAATCCATCTAAGTGACATTTTTAAATTCCAGCGGTGCCACCCAATCATGCCCAGCTTCTGTCATATGGATGAGATATACATTTATGTCTGACCTTCCCTCAAGACTGATTTTTCATGTCTGGGACTCATAATATCTCAAGGAACAGCAATGTCAACAGGATGGAAACCAGCCATATCTGAGTCTTCGCTCCCTCCTTAGTGTTCTTTGCTTTGGGTCATGTGTGTTTCCTAGCTTCAGGCCACTTGGTAACTGGAAGAAGCTGGAGGACAGAAGCAGTACTCAACTTGCTGTTATTCCAGTGCCCTGTAACACCCACTGGTCCTCCTGCAGATGACCCTTGGTAGAGTCTTTATTTGCACAGCCTCAAAATAGGTTATTCGTTTCTAAACTTGGATGGAATTAGAGAAAATACAATCAAACTTTACCACTTGGAGGACATGGGGGTTAGTCCAGGACCAAAGGGGCCAATGGATTTATCAAAGTGTGCCCCAGCACAAGAGGCACTGGTGTTTGGTCTACATTTAGTCCTCCCCACTCTGATGCCCTGACTCTCCAGCTTCCAGGAAGGTTCCTTCTCAGAGCCAAATACTCTTTGTGCAAGTGCCTTCCTGAGCAGAAGAACTGGAGAAAGGGAATCACAGAGCCAGGAGGAATGTCTGAGTAGAGTCAAGCAACTGGCTTGACCACAGTCTGAAGCAAGGTGCCACTTAAACAGATACCGTTTTCTCAAAGGGGCAGGGGAATCGTGTTGCAGATGGCAgccttttctccttcattttccccaaattttCTCTACCCTCTACCTTGCTTCCTGGGAATTTGATTTAGGATTGCTGTTGAAGGCTTCCTCGAGCAAACTCCAGCCTAAAGCCCTAGAGAGGTAAAAGCACACATTGGATGGCAGCATGGGTTTCTTCCCATTTTATGGGCATGAAATATGTGGTTTAGAATAAGGAACAAGCATTATTCCTTTGCCAACAGCCTCACTCTAAGAGGCTTTTTTGCTGAGTCAAGCAAACACTTGCCTGCTCTGCCCCCTTGGAGCTGCATTTGACCTGCTCTCACTGGTAAGGTGACGTGGTGGCATTCCCACTTGATCTAAGCCATTTTCTTCCATTGTGAGACCACTGCCGTCTATCCACCTGCCCACctcccctcttttctctctcagtaacattgccatttgttttttgcctttgaTAAACTGTGATGTACTGTTCTGAGATCTTTTGGGTGCAGTTCTGAAACTGAAAGGACTGttaacatgtttttaattttgtatctgtGCTTTCAGACTCtttgatgataattttttttttttttaattattctctCGAAGAGCAACTTACAAGAGGACAGCCTTATGAGGGTTTGCTTGAGAGGCAGTGTGGCTTCTGTGACTGCCAGATCTAAATCTCGATCTTGCCATAACTTTACAGGGTAACTTGGGTCCACAGtccctctttgtgcctcagtttacccaccCATTAAATGGGAACATTACTGTCTTCCCCTCCCTACCTCATGGGGAATGTCTGGGAAGCTGGGGACATTGCTATGCAAATGTGTGAATCTTAGTCATGGATTTGATTTTTAGTTCTCCCCATACCCCCATAGGAAAGGCCTTCCCCCCGAGTTCCTGCTTTGGATCCAAAGCCTAAGAATAGGCCATTATGGACCATTGGCTCCCTAAATCCCTCCTTGGCCTCTTGGACTGAGCCCCTCAGCCTTTCTTCTTACCCTTCAGAAAGGAGGGTTCTCTTTAGATATGTTCAGGGGGATCCTTCCATGGCTGGAGGTCACCTTGACTGGGAGCTTGGCTTCTCCAAACCTGAAACACAGATAGAGATGTTTATGATGCAAAAACCTGCTCTGAGGTCAGAAAGTGCTAGTTTTCCAAATCTCTCCCATTGCTGCTGGCTATTtggtgaaagaagagaaaagcccATTCCAGAGGCAGAAGGGAAGCTCCCAGCCGAGGGTAAAAGTTGAGACCTATATGCATGTAtctctgtatatgtgtatgtaatcACCCTCATCACCATCCCtgagaaaacatttcattttcaagTCAGAGCACGCCTGAAAGCGTTTGTGGAGAGCCCAGCTCACCAGGGACTCTGGTTGCCGTAGCAACCTTCCAGACTGTTCTCTCGATCTTCTGCTTTGGGCATCAGGGGAGACCAGGGGACTACATCTTCCCAGCTTCTCAAATGGGAGCACCTCCCACATCGTGGCTTAGGGGCTGGGAGTGCCAGGACACGGATGTGGGACTTTTGGAAAATGTGGAGGAAGCAGGGCCTCAAAGCTTCCTGTCTGGACTTTTCTTCCTAGTTTCCCCACCCAGTCATTGAAGCTGCCTCCTCTTACTCCTGATTCTTCAGAAATTTGAATGTTAAGCAACCAGTTAAACCAACGTCAGTATTAATTTTTTCAAGCTGTCGAGGGGAGCCCTTAGAGGGGACAACTTCTCCTTGGAGTGGCGGCCAGGCTGGGCCTCACCAGGTGTGATCATGGTCTTAGATACCATGGAGTTCCCGTCTCCGCAGAGGCAGGCTCTTCCCAGCTTCATGAGAGGTGGAGAATTGCAACTTCTTCCTCCCCGGGAACAGTCTATCTAGCTCCTGAGAGGAATCTCAAAGATCTTTCTTCTCAAGACATCGAAGAAAAACTGAGAGGCTGTAGCTCGACCtagtttctgtgaagaattttgTCAAGTGATCCCTCTCTGACCCTGAGCCTCTTTATTTGGATTTTGTGCCTTGAGCACCAAGAGAAATTGCACTCTGTGTTGCCTGGACAGCTGGGGTGGTGATTCACAGGAAGGGTCCAAGCCATCACTACACCTGACTCAAGCCGGAAAGAGCTCCCAGAGGACTTCCTGGAactgccagcctcagcctgagATGCGGGATATTCGTCCCCAAGGAGCGAGGAGGGACAGCTCGCCGTCTTTGCAGGTGAGGTAGGTTCTACTGGAGGGGAATTTCTTTTTTGGCTCAGTCCTGCAGGCAAaattagaatggagtggggagagagagaaggtgggGAAGCGTGTGCATCTGGAGAGATGCAGAGTTTTCATTCCCCTTCCCTCAGGGGCTACCTcgctttttctgtgtttttctctttgactCCGTtgacttcagtttcttttttctctgtttctgtccccttgatgctgctggtccctttaaaaaattatctctttttctgtgcatttttccctttccttcttttcattcttactgtttctgccttttcttcccctttctccagttttcttccttttggttttCCCCGTCTGTTGTTTTACCATCTTCTTCCTTCTATGTGTGTCTTCCTGcctgtctttctccctctctccacctttTCAGTGGCCGGGAGCACCTAGAGTGTTGACGTCGAGGTCGCACATTGAACTCTAGGACAGCTGTGCTTGCTAAAGTCTGTCTGCAGCAGGAGTATTCCACTTTTTCCTGACTTCTCACTCTGCCATTCTTTCCTACCATGCTCACCTCTGTGGGGGCAAGTCCTGAACCTACCAAGCAAGATGAGACTGCCATGGGCTCAGAAAAATGTCTCCCAGAAATTTCCTGAACCTGCAAGCATAAATGAGAGAAGGCAGGCTGGGAGGGAGAGAATGACCCTGAGAAGTCTCAGACAAATCCTCTGCTGAGTAGCCCTGGACCACCTCAGGGTCTCCAAGCTTAGGAGGCTGGCAGAGAGGTCAAAGACAGAGGAACAGTAGAAAtgtcaaataaacagaaaaaagaggGCTTAGGAGGCAGGCATAAGGTTGGAGTTAGCCTGGAAAAAGCCTTAAATCGGGGATGGCCTTAGAACTGCCTTTAATTCACTTGAAGGTTTTGTTAGTATCTGGCTGTCTCTCTCGGGTACTGAAGgcagaacaaaaggaaaggacATAAATCTCAGTGGTGCAAGGTGCAGGGAACACTCCTTGACAAGGAGGATTAAGATTCACCAGGCAGTCTGCAAGGATAATTGATGGACTCCTTGCTAGAAGTCTTAGAGCATGGGCTGAGTCCCACCTGCAGCGGGACATTAGGACAACCTGAGGGGCCCCCAGGGGGTTGAAGGTTGTGCTATTACAATTGACCCCAGATAAGTTTTGGGGGGTAATACAAATGCTCTAAAGCAGGATTGTAGTAATAATCATACAACTCTAAAAATCGCACCCCAAAATCATTgaattgtgaagaaaaaaaaaaagaaagaaagcaacgAGTCTAATAATCTGGGAGTTTTCCATCTGGGCTGGGAGAACGGTTTGGTCCTATAAATCTAGAAGCTTAGCATGTCTAAAAATGGACCAGACAATATCTAGAATAGAAtgacagtttttttcttctgccaCATGGGGACACTTTAGAGCTTATATGCAGTTGATCGTTGCTATTCATGCACAATACCAcgaactggtgtgtgtgtgtgtgtgtgtgtgtgtgtgtgtctgcatgtgcttTGTTTTGATATCAAATTGTTACGAGAGTtacatgcttttttctttttttttcctctaaagatATGTCATGCCATTTTTTGGGTAAGTGCAGGGCATAATTAGCATGCATTGAACTATGATATATATGTTGAACATTATTCATTATATAGGACTATGGCCTTGAGCTTGCCCAGGGAACTTACACTTtgctggcaaaaagaaaaaaactccaagAAAAGTTCCCACAAACCAAAAACCCCACCAAATCCCTGCACCTGTAAACTCAGAATTCCTTAAGAGATTGCACAGGGCccaaggttttatttatttatctactatggttattattttatttttgaattttttgaaattctttttttgtgggtacataaagGTTTTATTTTCCCTGGCCCCTTCCCTACAGTCCCTCTACAGTCGTTATTGATGCTTAACAGCCCTATGACGAGGTCCCAGCCGTCTTTGGTGCTTCGGGTAAACAAAAGAAGTGGGCGGTAACGGCCTTCATTTGTCTTACTGAGCCTTGCGATGATTCTCTCCCAGACTCTGATCTCCTCTTGGCCTGCTTTGCCTTGTGCCCACCGGACCCTCCCTTGCCTCCCCTTGGTGCTTTCCTCAGATGCACCAGCCAGTCCTGTGGCTTGTCATTTCTCCTCTCCGCTGGCTGAGCCCTTGCTTGCAGCGGCATTTCTATCTGCCTGCAACTCAACATACATTCCAAGATAGATTCCCAGAGAGCGTGGTCCTTCCAGGACAATCTGGCTGGAGctgccatcctggctcacatggGTTTTGACTGTGTGTTATTGCCATGGGAAGGAAGTGAGGAGGAAAGTGTGCTCCAGTCCTACCTTGTCACAGTCACTTGGGGAGGAAAAGAGTTCCATTTACTAGGTGGTAGGAATTCCTCTCTCCATCCCACTTCATATTTTGCCTCGGGTTGCACAGATAGCTCATGGCAGAACAAGGTCTGGAGCTTGGCCGTTGGCAGGGAGAGGGATCTTCCCAGACATAGGCCGCGGGGAGGAAAGACAGATGGGCTCTTAGCCTCTCATCTTGCCAGGTCTCCTGATGAACCACTTTTCTGAGCTGGGCTTGAGGTCTCTGTGGGGTAGGGGATGGTCATGTTTTTCACGTCCCTTTGTTCTGAACTTGAGAAAGTATTTCACCCTGCCTCTTGGTCTTCTTGGTCCTCATCCCCTGGCTTCACCTGGTACCCTAAAGGGGGAGTGGAAATCGATCAGCCACTGCCTTTGAAGGGTTATCAAAGCAGCTGCTGTGTTTGAAGGTGCACAGTAACAACAGGAGAGTGACTCCCTAGTTTTCAGAACAAAAGAGGAAAGGTTCCTACCCTACAGGAAGTATCATTCACACTGGTCTAACCTTGGCTATCACTTGACCTGTTTGGGGACTGGCCCTGATGAgatttattacaatttttttttttttaaatccaactcCAACCTCTTCATTGTTACTCTAAAGAGAATTCCTCATTCCTCGGTCACGAGCCACAGCAGATACACTTTACCTCCTCCTAGAAAACATTTTGGAATCTTAAGCAGCTTCTGCTGCAGGCTGCAAGGAGCGCAGACAGACCCTGGCTCTTTGGTGAGAGCAAAGCCGACATTTCAAAAGGAAATTGCAGCCACGCAGTCTGCTGGCGCTGCTATTTTTG
This window harbors:
- the KCNA6 gene encoding potassium voltage-gated channel subfamily A member 6, which codes for MRSEKSLTLAAPGEVRGPEGEQQDAGDFPEAGGGGGCCSSERLVINISGLRFETQLRTLSLFPDTLLGDPGRRVRFFDPLRNEYFFDRNRPSFDAILYYYQSGGRLRRPVNVPLDIFLEEIRFYQLGDEALAAFREDEGCLPEGGEDEKPLPSQPFQRQVWLLFEYPESSGPARGIAIVSVLVILISIVIFCLETLPQFRVDGRGGNNGGVSRVSPVSRGSQEEEEDEDDSYTFHHGITPGEMGTGGSSSLSTLGGSFFTDPFFLVETLCIVWFTFELLVRFSACPSKPAFFRNIMNIIDLVAIFPYFITLGTELVQQQEQQPASGGGSQNGQQAMSLAILRVIRLVRVFRIFKLSRHSKGLQILGKTLQASMRELGLLIFFLFIGVILFSSAVYFAEADDDDSLFPSIPDAFWWAVVTMTTVGYGDMYPMTVGGKIVGSLCAIAGVLTIALPVPVIVSNFNYFYHRETEQEEQGQYTHVTCGQPAPDLRATDNGLGKPDFAEANRERRPSYLPTPHRAYAEKRMLTEV